From one Bacteroides eggerthii genomic stretch:
- a CDS encoding aminotransferase class I/II-fold pyridoxal phosphate-dependent enzyme: MKNTPIERRLIDETIEDFHIADFAKATIREVKAIAAKAEAASGVEFIKMEMGVPGLPPSAVGVKAEIDALQQGIASLYPDINGLPALKEEASRFIKAFINVDVAPEGCVPVTGSMQGTFASFLTCSQCDEKKDTILFIDPGFPVQKQQLVVMGQKYETFDVYDYRGDKLKEKLESYLKKGNISAIVYSNPNNPSWICLKEEELRIIGELATQYDVIVLEDLAYFAMDFRQDLSKPFQAPYQPSVAHYTDHYVLLISGSKAFSYAGQRIGVSCISDKLYHRTYSGLTKRYGGGTFGTVFIHRVLYALSSGTSHSAQYALAAMLKAANEGKYNFLNEVKVYGERARRLKEIFLRHGFHLVYDNDLGEPVADGFYFTIGYPGMSSGELAKELMYYGVSAISLVTTGSHQQGLRACTSFIQDHQYAQLDERMAVFAENHPIK; this comes from the coding sequence ATGAAAAATACCCCTATTGAACGTAGATTAATCGATGAGACTATCGAAGATTTTCATATTGCAGACTTTGCAAAAGCTACTATCCGCGAAGTAAAAGCCATTGCAGCTAAAGCAGAGGCGGCTTCAGGTGTGGAATTCATAAAGATGGAGATGGGTGTCCCCGGACTCCCGCCCTCGGCCGTAGGCGTAAAGGCGGAGATCGACGCACTGCAGCAAGGAATAGCAAGCCTTTATCCGGACATCAACGGGTTGCCTGCATTGAAAGAAGAAGCATCCCGTTTCATCAAAGCATTCATCAATGTAGATGTGGCGCCGGAAGGCTGTGTGCCCGTAACCGGCTCCATGCAGGGAACTTTTGCCTCATTCCTTACATGCAGCCAGTGTGATGAGAAAAAAGATACAATCCTGTTTATCGACCCCGGTTTCCCCGTACAAAAGCAGCAATTGGTGGTAATGGGACAGAAATATGAAACTTTTGACGTGTATGATTATCGTGGCGACAAACTGAAAGAAAAGTTGGAAAGTTATCTCAAGAAAGGCAATATTTCCGCCATTGTTTACTCCAACCCGAACAATCCGAGCTGGATATGCCTGAAAGAAGAGGAGCTCCGTATTATCGGTGAACTTGCCACTCAATACGACGTAATCGTTTTGGAAGACCTCGCCTATTTTGCTATGGATTTCCGTCAGGATTTAAGCAAGCCGTTCCAAGCACCGTATCAGCCTTCCGTAGCTCATTACACCGACCATTACGTATTACTCATCTCGGGCTCCAAAGCATTCAGCTATGCAGGACAACGCATCGGAGTGAGTTGTATATCTGATAAGCTTTATCACCGGACATATTCAGGGCTGACAAAGCGTTACGGCGGTGGTACATTCGGCACCGTATTCATTCATCGTGTCCTGTACGCTCTTTCTTCCGGAACCAGCCATTCTGCCCAATATGCACTTGCTGCTATGTTGAAAGCGGCCAATGAAGGCAAATATAACTTCCTGAACGAAGTAAAAGTGTACGGAGAACGGGCACGACGGCTGAAAGAGATTTTCCTGCGTCATGGTTTCCATTTGGTATACGACAATGACCTCGGAGAGCCCGTAGCAGACGGGTTTTATTTCACTATCGGCTATCCGGGCATGAGCAGCGGTGAACTTGCCAAGGAGCTGATGTACTACGGAGTGAGTGCCATTTCCCTGGTCACTACCGGAAGCCACCAGCAAGGTTTGCGTGCTTGCACTTCATTCATTCAGGATCATCAATACGCCCAGTTGGACGAGCGTATGGCAGTTTTTGCAGAAAATCATCCGATAAAATAG
- a CDS encoding chromate transporter, producing MKYLILFLTFAKIGMFTIGGGYAMIPLIEREIVNKKWMTKNDFMEMFALTQSLPGVFAVNISIFVGYKLHKVKGSLVCALATILPSFVIMMLIAMFFARFQDNQTMIRIFNGIRPAVVALIVFPCISAVRALKLKYWQLVLPAIATLLIWQCGLSPVYIVLAGIAGGLIYTLWLKDKLTKLQA from the coding sequence ATGAAATACTTGATTTTATTCCTTACATTTGCCAAAATAGGGATGTTTACTATCGGCGGCGGATATGCCATGATTCCTCTTATTGAACGTGAAATTGTAAATAAAAAATGGATGACCAAAAACGACTTTATGGAAATGTTCGCATTGACCCAATCTCTACCGGGAGTATTTGCTGTAAACATATCCATTTTTGTCGGCTACAAACTGCATAAAGTAAAGGGCAGTCTGGTATGTGCCTTAGCTACCATACTTCCCTCCTTTGTCATTATGATGCTGATAGCAATGTTCTTTGCACGCTTTCAGGACAATCAAACAATGATACGCATATTCAACGGAATTCGTCCGGCAGTAGTGGCTTTAATCGTATTCCCCTGCATTTCTGCTGTACGTGCCTTGAAGCTGAAATACTGGCAGTTGGTGCTTCCCGCCATCGCTACATTACTTATATGGCAATGCGGACTGTCACCTGTCTACATCGTCTTGGCAGGAATTGCCGGCGGGCTCATCTACACATTATGGTTAAAAGATAAACTGACAAAATTACAAGCATGA
- the recR gene encoding recombination mediator RecR yields the protein MNGQFPSILLEKAVNEFAKLPGVGRKTAMRLVLHLLRQDTAVVEAFGNAIVTLKHEVKYCKVCHNISDTETCRICSNPQRDSSVICVVENIRDVMAVEATQQFRGLYHVLGGVISPMDGIGPGDLEIESLVQRVAGGGIKEVVFALSTTMEGDTTNFYIYRKLEKLGVKLSVIARGISVGDELEYADEVTLGRSIVNRTPFTGSV from the coding sequence ATGAATGGACAATTTCCCTCAATATTACTGGAGAAAGCGGTGAATGAGTTCGCCAAATTGCCGGGTGTGGGCCGAAAGACGGCCATGCGGCTGGTGCTTCATCTGCTGCGCCAGGATACGGCAGTGGTGGAGGCTTTTGGCAACGCTATTGTTACATTGAAACATGAAGTGAAATACTGCAAAGTGTGCCATAATATTTCTGATACGGAGACTTGCCGCATCTGCTCCAACCCTCAGCGTGATTCTTCCGTAATTTGCGTGGTGGAAAATATACGTGATGTGATGGCGGTGGAAGCGACGCAGCAATTTCGCGGACTGTATCATGTATTGGGTGGAGTGATTTCACCGATGGATGGAATAGGCCCCGGTGATTTGGAAATAGAGAGCTTGGTGCAGCGGGTGGCCGGCGGCGGCATTAAGGAAGTTGTATTTGCCCTCAGCACTACAATGGAGGGTGATACGACTAACTTTTATATTTACCGTAAGCTGGAGAAGTTGGGGGTCAAGCTGTCTGTGATAGCGCGTGGCATCTCTGTGGGAGACGAGTTGGAATATGCAGACGAGGTTACTCTCGGACGTAGTATCGTGAACCGCACCCCATTTACGGGTTCGGTATGA
- a CDS encoding DUF5723 family protein: MRYKQKIQQSYIMKRMRTNVLAIILSGAVATLAVSDAMAQTQNSRSTYFLEGSTYRHELNPAFMGERGYVSFPGLGNLTIGAQSTGGVGDFIFKKSNGDLTTFMNEEVSSAEFLKGLPKRLKVGVNIDESILSLGFHAWGGFNTFGISVKSNTNFFMPDELFKFMKNGVASETGSSYNVKNLNVVSTNYAEIAFGHAREINERLTVGAKVKALVGLAKATVHIDELNILASQDKWTITPKNAELYMSAKGLIVPTKGETGNYQEDDYILDANGDRTQQLKEGTDGQISYDDLDFDTDNLGPTGFGMAIDLGATYKLNDEWTFSASLLDLGFISWKNTTKGTMSKDFTFDGFSEISVKDDGTNSENKLDNQVDQLVDDLADLAKFDKAGEGMKRTTALAATLHLGAQYTLPAYDRLNFGFLSTTRMQGKHSWTEARVSANVAPLSWFEASVNYALSNFGSDAGIMLNFHPRGFNFFIGADVPMCKYEPAYYAPISRAAVNVNLGINFTFGPKHKRKYKTVETQSL; this comes from the coding sequence ATGCGATATAAACAAAAGATTCAACAATCATATATAATGAAACGAATGAGAACAAATGTTTTAGCGATTATATTGTCCGGAGCAGTAGCTACACTTGCTGTCAGTGACGCAATGGCACAGACACAGAACAGCCGTTCAACCTATTTCCTGGAAGGAAGCACCTACCGTCACGAACTCAATCCCGCCTTTATGGGCGAACGCGGCTATGTCAGCTTCCCCGGTTTGGGAAATCTCACAATCGGCGCACAATCCACCGGTGGTGTAGGCGATTTCATCTTCAAGAAGTCAAACGGTGATCTTACCACTTTTATGAATGAAGAAGTCAGCAGCGCCGAATTCTTAAAAGGATTGCCTAAAAGACTGAAAGTCGGTGTCAACATAGACGAATCAATACTATCCTTAGGCTTTCATGCCTGGGGAGGCTTCAACACATTTGGCATTTCCGTAAAGTCAAATACCAACTTCTTCATGCCCGATGAACTCTTCAAGTTCATGAAAAACGGAGTAGCCAGTGAAACGGGAAGCAGCTACAATGTGAAAAACTTAAATGTCGTATCTACCAACTATGCGGAGATCGCCTTCGGCCATGCGCGCGAAATCAATGAACGCTTGACAGTGGGCGCCAAAGTGAAAGCCCTCGTGGGACTGGCAAAGGCAACCGTACATATTGATGAACTGAACATCCTCGCTTCTCAAGACAAATGGACTATCACCCCCAAGAACGCTGAACTTTATATGTCTGCCAAAGGTCTCATTGTACCCACCAAAGGTGAGACCGGTAATTATCAGGAAGATGATTACATTTTGGATGCCAACGGAGACAGAACTCAGCAACTGAAAGAAGGTACGGACGGACAGATTTCTTATGATGATCTGGATTTTGATACTGACAATCTCGGCCCCACAGGTTTCGGTATGGCCATCGATTTGGGAGCAACGTACAAACTGAATGATGAATGGACATTCTCCGCATCTTTGCTCGACCTCGGTTTTATTTCCTGGAAGAATACAACTAAGGGAACCATGAGTAAAGACTTCACTTTCGACGGTTTTAGTGAAATCTCCGTAAAAGACGATGGAACTAACAGTGAAAACAAGCTGGACAACCAAGTAGACCAACTGGTAGATGACTTGGCAGACTTGGCAAAGTTCGATAAAGCGGGTGAAGGAATGAAGCGTACCACTGCCCTTGCAGCTACCCTTCATCTGGGTGCCCAATACACTCTGCCGGCCTACGACCGCCTGAACTTCGGTTTCCTTTCTACCACCCGCATGCAAGGTAAGCACTCATGGACAGAAGCACGCGTTTCTGCCAATGTAGCTCCCCTCTCATGGTTTGAAGCATCGGTGAACTACGCTTTATCCAACTTCGGCTCTGATGCAGGAATCATGCTGAACTTCCACCCGCGCGGCTTCAACTTCTTCATCGGTGCAGATGTCCCCATGTGCAAATATGAACCGGCCTATTACGCTCCTATCAGTCGCGCAGCCGTCAACGTGAATCTCGGTATCAACTTCACTTTCGGACCTAAGCACAAGCGTAAATACAAAACGGTAGAAACCCAATCACTCTAA
- a CDS encoding sugar MFS transporter, with amino-acid sequence MKQKRIPLVGEQYLVPFILITSLFFLWGFAHAILDVLNKHFQELLDITKAHSAFIQAMMYMGYFVMAIPAGLFISRFGYRRGVVFGLVLYGVGSLLFIPGQYYLSFNMFLFALFVIGCGLTFLETAANPYATELGAKETAASRLNFAQSFNGLGCICAPVLVGLLLFSEDGNSGAGNVALPYVGMGIVVLLVALVFSKIKLPEIEHGVEVDKDGHKVGLWSHKLFIFGLLALFAYEIGEISINSFFINYVVEQGWMNARDASLVLSFGGLGLFMLGRFAGSWIMGRVCAEKMLLFCATGTVITTLVVLLDVGMVSLIALLCGYAFEAIMFPTIFALSLRGLGNHTKRASSFLMMSPVGGVVGPLLMGVVADCTTMVMAFIVPLAAYFVVWCYARKMLSVAGKVR; translated from the coding sequence ATGAAACAGAAACGAATACCGTTAGTGGGGGAACAATATCTTGTTCCCTTTATATTGATTACTTCTCTCTTTTTCTTGTGGGGATTTGCACATGCTATTCTGGATGTGCTGAATAAACATTTCCAAGAGTTGCTGGATATAACAAAGGCACATTCGGCCTTTATCCAAGCAATGATGTATATGGGATATTTTGTAATGGCCATTCCGGCAGGACTTTTTATAAGTCGCTTTGGATATCGCAGGGGAGTGGTTTTTGGATTGGTATTGTACGGCGTTGGGTCGCTGTTGTTCATTCCGGGACAGTATTATCTTTCGTTCAATATGTTTCTGTTTGCTCTTTTTGTCATAGGTTGCGGACTTACATTTCTGGAAACGGCTGCTAATCCTTATGCTACGGAACTGGGAGCGAAAGAGACGGCAGCCAGTCGCTTGAATTTTGCACAATCCTTCAATGGATTAGGTTGTATTTGCGCTCCTGTATTGGTAGGGCTGCTTTTGTTTTCGGAAGACGGGAATAGTGGTGCCGGCAATGTTGCCTTGCCTTATGTTGGTATGGGGATAGTGGTGCTGCTGGTAGCATTGGTTTTCTCAAAGATAAAGTTGCCCGAAATAGAACATGGTGTGGAGGTGGACAAGGACGGGCATAAGGTAGGGCTATGGTCGCACAAGCTTTTTATATTTGGTCTATTGGCTTTGTTTGCTTACGAAATCGGGGAGATTTCCATTAACAGCTTTTTTATCAATTATGTAGTAGAGCAAGGATGGATGAATGCTCGCGATGCTTCATTGGTACTCTCATTTGGCGGATTGGGATTGTTCATGTTGGGACGTTTTGCCGGTAGTTGGATTATGGGGCGTGTGTGCGCGGAGAAGATGTTGCTGTTTTGTGCTACGGGAACAGTGATAACGACTTTGGTGGTACTGCTTGATGTCGGTATGGTGTCGTTGATCGCATTGCTCTGCGGATATGCTTTTGAGGCTATTATGTTTCCCACTATTTTTGCTCTTTCTTTGAGAGGGTTGGGTAATCACACCAAGCGTGCTTCTTCTTTCCTGATGATGTCTCCGGTAGGCGGGGTGGTAGGTCCCTTGCTGATGGGAGTTGTGGCTGATTGTACAACAATGGTGATGGCATTTATCGTACCTTTGGCTGCCTATTTCGTGGTTTGGTGCTACGCACGTAAAATGCTGTCTGTTGCAGGAAAGGTACGATAA
- a CDS encoding GNAT family N-acetyltransferase translates to MKPSYFVSERIRLRAMEPEDLETMYAMENDPQTWDVTNFSVPYSKYVLKQYMENSQCDMFADRQLRMMIVRCEDNAVVGTIDITDFAPMHSRGEVGIAVRREYQGKGYASDALRLLCDYAFGFLFLKQLIVHVAADNEVSLRLFGSLGFVRCGLLKEWWFVGGKFKDVILMQRIRPEKSALDKE, encoded by the coding sequence ATGAAACCTTCTTATTTTGTAAGTGAACGCATACGCCTTCGTGCCATGGAGCCGGAGGACTTGGAGACAATGTATGCTATGGAGAATGACCCGCAAACGTGGGATGTCACAAACTTTTCTGTACCATACTCCAAATATGTGTTGAAGCAATACATGGAGAATTCCCAGTGTGATATGTTTGCCGACCGTCAGTTGCGCATGATGATTGTGCGTTGTGAAGATAATGCCGTAGTGGGCACTATCGATATTACGGATTTTGCCCCGATGCATTCTCGTGGTGAGGTGGGGATTGCGGTGCGCAGGGAATACCAGGGTAAAGGATATGCTTCCGATGCATTGAGGCTTTTGTGTGACTATGCTTTCGGCTTTCTGTTTCTGAAACAGCTTATAGTCCACGTTGCGGCTGACAATGAAGTGAGTCTGCGCCTGTTCGGTTCTTTGGGCTTTGTACGCTGCGGGCTGCTGAAAGAGTGGTGGTTTGTGGGTGGAAAGTTTAAAGATGTCATCTTGATGCAGCGTATCCGTCCTGAGAAGAGTGCGTTGGATAAAGAGTAG
- a CDS encoding DUF4923 family protein yields the protein MKKFVFWHIFVAALLMASNSQAQSLKDLFNKENIEKVVNSVTGKSTASMEGTWVYTGSAIEFESDNLLQKAGGSVAANAAENKLNEQLAKVGITAGQMSFTFNADSTFTAKVGAKSLKGTYSYDASEQKANLKFMKLIPLNAKVNCTSTNMDLLFNSDKLLKLITLISSKSNSTTLKTIGSLADNYDGMMLGFSLKKE from the coding sequence ATGAAAAAATTTGTTTTTTGGCACATATTTGTTGCCGCATTGCTAATGGCCTCCAACAGTCAGGCGCAATCACTGAAAGACTTATTCAATAAAGAGAACATCGAAAAGGTGGTGAATTCCGTAACCGGCAAAAGCACTGCCAGCATGGAAGGGACATGGGTGTATACCGGTTCGGCCATTGAGTTCGAGTCGGATAACCTGTTGCAGAAAGCAGGCGGTTCGGTTGCCGCTAATGCCGCCGAAAACAAACTGAACGAGCAGTTGGCAAAAGTGGGCATCACAGCCGGACAAATGTCTTTTACTTTTAATGCAGACAGCACTTTCACCGCCAAAGTCGGTGCAAAATCCCTGAAAGGGACTTATTCATACGACGCTTCCGAGCAAAAAGCGAATTTGAAATTCATGAAACTGATTCCACTCAATGCCAAAGTGAACTGCACTTCCACCAATATGGATTTGCTGTTCAACTCGGACAAACTCCTAAAACTGATAACCTTGATTTCCAGTAAAAGCAACAGCACCACCCTGAAAACGATCGGTTCGCTTGCAGACAATTACGACGGCATGATGCTCGGCTTCTCCTTGAAAAAGGAATGA
- a CDS encoding chromate transporter, translating into MIYWQLILVYLKIGMFGFGGGYAMLSLIQHEVVDHYQWLTLQQFTDVVAISQMTPGPIGINSATYVGYSVTQSVWGAIAATIAVCLPSFILVLLISYFFVRCKDNKYIKAAMSGLLPMSVSLIAAAALLLMNKENFIDYRSSLIFAVAFGVTWKWNIHPILLITLSGIAGYILY; encoded by the coding sequence ATGATTTATTGGCAACTGATCTTGGTCTATCTAAAAATTGGGATGTTCGGGTTCGGGGGTGGTTACGCCATGCTCTCGCTTATTCAGCATGAAGTAGTAGATCACTATCAATGGCTCACACTCCAGCAATTTACGGATGTCGTAGCTATCTCACAAATGACTCCGGGACCCATCGGCATCAACAGTGCCACTTATGTGGGATACTCCGTCACTCAAAGTGTATGGGGCGCCATTGCTGCTACAATAGCAGTCTGCCTGCCTTCATTTATATTAGTGCTGCTTATTTCCTATTTCTTTGTGAGATGCAAAGACAATAAGTACATCAAAGCTGCCATGTCCGGACTGCTGCCAATGTCCGTTTCATTGATTGCTGCGGCAGCTCTGTTGCTGATGAACAAAGAAAATTTCATAGATTATAGAAGCAGCCTGATTTTCGCAGTCGCTTTCGGAGTAACCTGGAAATGGAACATACACCCCATTCTGCTGATAACATTGTCAGGAATAGCCGGATATATCCTCTATTAA
- a CDS encoding DUF3868 domain-containing protein codes for MKKIYCLLFAMLPLAAFAGEVKVTKPALTLENDTLTLDFKFNMEAVKVNSTQSYAFTPVLFAGKKYKTLPPVVVTGKNKFKMRHKDRKLAKKGYYDAPYTIIKGKSADRQDIVNYTVCLPYEEWMNEADMWILQEGRKDCLLDLPEIQVIEPVVVVEEEPLPQKGAICEPCMSMVSYLTPTEEPLKVRSEQNTLYIEYAVGGTEFKADFKNNSAELQKLKETLNPLTEGDLVTFKAINICGYASPDGSAKTNDRVATKRADSFALYLRGSYHFPDSILNVSSAGEDWESLVKMLEENKPAYADKALEIINKYTNLDVREARLKSGLGAASYRAMMNEYYPRLRRLSISIDYEIREVRNAEAATLIHTNPKMLNLQEMYGVAKNFQPGTKEYKEVYEIAATNYPTDIVANINAASANIVYGDFDRAGQYLERVKDDPRAWNNLGVLAWLSGDTEIAKEWFTKALTVEPEKAQENLNKMK; via the coding sequence ATGAAAAAAATATATTGTCTGCTGTTTGCCATGCTGCCGTTAGCAGCATTTGCAGGTGAAGTAAAAGTCACCAAACCGGCATTGACTCTGGAGAACGATACGCTGACATTGGACTTCAAGTTCAATATGGAAGCCGTAAAAGTCAACAGTACCCAATCATACGCATTCACCCCGGTACTGTTTGCCGGAAAGAAGTATAAGACCTTGCCTCCTGTTGTCGTAACCGGCAAGAACAAGTTCAAAATGCGCCATAAAGACCGCAAGCTGGCCAAAAAAGGTTATTATGATGCACCCTATACCATAATCAAAGGCAAGTCTGCCGACCGTCAGGACATTGTGAATTACACAGTATGCCTTCCTTATGAAGAATGGATGAATGAGGCAGATATGTGGATATTGCAGGAAGGCAGAAAAGACTGTCTGTTGGATCTTCCGGAGATTCAGGTAATAGAACCTGTGGTTGTGGTAGAAGAAGAACCGTTGCCACAAAAAGGAGCTATTTGCGAGCCTTGCATGAGTATGGTATCTTATCTTACTCCAACGGAAGAACCACTAAAAGTACGTTCGGAACAGAATACCTTATACATAGAATATGCAGTAGGCGGCACAGAATTCAAAGCCGATTTCAAGAATAACTCCGCAGAACTGCAAAAGTTGAAAGAAACTCTTAACCCGCTGACAGAAGGCGATTTAGTTACATTCAAAGCTATCAACATATGCGGATATGCCTCTCCTGACGGCTCTGCCAAAACCAATGACCGCGTAGCAACGAAACGTGCCGATTCATTCGCTCTCTACTTGAGAGGAAGCTACCACTTCCCCGATAGTATATTGAACGTAAGTTCAGCCGGCGAGGATTGGGAAAGTCTCGTTAAAATGCTCGAAGAAAACAAGCCCGCATACGCAGACAAGGCATTGGAAATCATTAACAAGTATACTAACCTCGATGTACGCGAAGCCAGACTGAAAAGCGGACTGGGAGCTGCTTCCTATCGTGCCATGATGAACGAGTATTATCCCCGCCTGCGCCGCCTGTCTATTTCTATAGACTACGAAATACGCGAAGTGCGTAATGCCGAAGCCGCCACGTTGATTCATACCAACCCCAAGATGTTGAATTTGCAGGAAATGTATGGTGTAGCCAAGAACTTCCAACCGGGTACGAAAGAATACAAAGAAGTTTACGAAATAGCCGCTACCAACTACCCCACAGATATCGTAGCAAACATCAATGCAGCCTCAGCCAACATTGTTTATGGTGATTTTGATCGTGCCGGACAATACTTGGAAAGAGTGAAAGACGACCCTCGTGCATGGAACAATTTGGGCGTATTGGCATGGTTGTCAGGCGACACCGAGATTGCCAAGGAATGGTTCACAAAAGCCTTGACCGTAGAACCTGAAAAAGCACAGGAAAACCTGAATAAGATGAAGTAA
- a CDS encoding YqgE/AlgH family protein, which produces MYINTDIFKIETNHIVPTQGKILISEPFLCDHMFGRSVILLVDHAQDGTMGLILNKPLPLFLNDLLSEIDCRENIPIYKGGPISTDTLFYLHTLENIADSFPVANGIYLNGDFAAIRQFMAEGNSIKGKIRFFLGYSGWEPGQLKQEIEENTWLVDNADFSSLMDEKSEKNTWKNALSNLGGKYEMWSRFPQIPTFN; this is translated from the coding sequence ATGTATATCAATACAGACATATTCAAAATAGAAACTAACCATATAGTTCCTACACAAGGAAAGATTCTTATATCCGAACCTTTTTTGTGCGACCATATGTTCGGGCGTTCTGTCATCTTATTAGTGGACCATGCACAGGACGGAACAATGGGACTAATACTGAACAAACCATTACCTCTTTTTCTGAATGATTTACTAAGTGAGATAGACTGCCGGGAAAATATCCCTATCTATAAAGGCGGACCAATCAGCACAGATACCCTTTTCTACCTGCACACGCTGGAAAACATAGCAGACTCATTCCCGGTAGCCAACGGAATCTACCTGAACGGTGATTTTGCCGCTATCAGGCAATTCATGGCAGAAGGAAATTCCATTAAAGGAAAAATACGTTTCTTCCTCGGCTATTCCGGCTGGGAACCCGGACAGTTGAAGCAGGAGATAGAAGAAAACACCTGGCTGGTAGACAATGCGGACTTTTCCTCACTCATGGACGAAAAATCCGAAAAAAATACGTGGAAGAATGCACTTAGCAATCTTGGCGGAAAATATGAAATGTGGTCACGTTTTCCACAAATACCCACTTTTAACTGA
- the yihA gene encoding ribosome biogenesis GTP-binding protein YihA/YsxC, with product MEITSAEFVISNTDVNKCPGGTFPEYAFIGRSNVGKSSLINMLTGRKGLAMTSATPGKTMLINHFLINKNWYIVDLPGYGYARRGQKGQEQIQRIIETYILQREQMTSLFVLVDSRHEPQAIDLSFIEWLGENGVPFAIVFTKADKLKGGKINSNIRHYLEKLHEQWEELPPYFVTSSENRMGREELLNYIEQINKNINSKP from the coding sequence ATGGAGATAACAAGCGCTGAATTCGTCATCAGCAATACAGACGTAAATAAATGCCCCGGCGGGACATTCCCCGAATACGCCTTCATCGGACGTTCCAACGTTGGAAAATCCAGCCTTATCAATATGCTGACAGGAAGGAAAGGGCTTGCCATGACATCCGCAACCCCCGGAAAAACAATGCTCATCAATCATTTCCTGATCAACAAGAACTGGTATATCGTCGACCTTCCCGGCTATGGTTACGCCAGACGCGGACAGAAAGGACAGGAGCAAATTCAGCGCATCATAGAGACCTATATCTTGCAACGCGAGCAAATGACCAGCCTCTTTGTCCTCGTCGACAGCCGCCATGAGCCGCAAGCCATCGACCTTTCCTTTATAGAATGGCTGGGCGAGAACGGAGTGCCTTTTGCCATCGTTTTCACCAAAGCCGACAAGCTGAAAGGCGGCAAGATAAACAGCAATATCCGCCACTATCTGGAGAAGCTGCACGAACAATGGGAAGAGCTTCCCCCTTATTTCGTCACATCCTCCGAAAACCGAATGGGCCGGGAAGAACTGCTGAACTACATTGAACAGATAAACAAAAACATCAATTCCAAACCGTAA